CGTTACAGCGTTCCGCCTCACGCATCATCTTTTCGACCCAGAGAGTGTGGAGTTTCGGGTGAGTATAGCTGTGGTTCTCGATTTCATGTCCTCCGGCCTGGATGTTCTTCGTGATGGAGGCGTGACGCTCGGCGAATTTGCCTACCAAGAAGAACGTGCCCGGCACATCAAGGCTCTTTAGAGTGGAGAGCAGTTCGGGCATTCCCCATGCCCGCGGACCGTCGTCGAAGGTCAATGCGACTTCCTTCAAAAACGGATGTCCCGCCGCAATCCCCCATCGGGCTCTTTCATCGCTCAAGAGCCCCCATTCAAGGTACAAAAAGACAGTAATCGCGGCAATCAAGAGCGCGCGCTCCCCTTTACGAAGGCGTCGTGTGATCTGACAAACGCTATTTGGGTAAACACTGTTTTCGATCCCAGCCAATGGCATCTTCCTTTCCTTATTTATTTACGACATTGCTTTATGCTATATTTTATGTCGTAATTTATGAGTTGCAAAACTCCAGATTCGCGTTTTTTTCATGTATGGTGCATACGTCTCATCAATTTAAAGACCGAACATCAATTCAATTAAAGACCAAACATCAATTCAATTAAAGACCGAACCACCTCAAGCTCAAGAGAGAGTTCGACGTTCTCCGCGACAATTTCTGGAGGCGTTCCCTTATTAAGCATTTTTTTTGCTATTGCGATAGCCTTGTTGTATCCACCTCTCGCTTCGCCCTCCGCTCTGGCATCGTCGATTTAGGCCATT
This DNA window, taken from Synergistaceae bacterium, encodes the following:
- a CDS encoding polysaccharide deacetylase family protein, which codes for MAGIENSVYPNSVCQITRRLRKGERALLIAAITVFLYLEWGLLSDERARWGIAAGHPFLKEVALTFDDGPRAWGMPELLSTLKSLDVPGTFFLVGKFAERHASITKNIQAGGHEIENHSYTHPKLHTLWVEKMMREAERCNEVMDNLGVLTPSFLRPPGGGFNLKVFYAMRRMKMRMGLWSVNTADYTGISARRITNVAVKMTRPGAVILMHSGVPETVLALPAIVTSLHQRGYRFVTLQDLWNGGAI